The following proteins are encoded in a genomic region of Gossypium hirsutum isolate 1008001.06 chromosome D05, Gossypium_hirsutum_v2.1, whole genome shotgun sequence:
- the LOC107903441 gene encoding dirigent protein 4, producing MRGLSVLSWILIICVCQVAVRSQYYSDTVPYQPRPVVVTNLHFYMHEFTGTTAVVLTQANITSNNTSVTFATLVAVNDPLRTGPEPDSELIGNVQGLSLLAGSNASSTQYIDFGFNTGKFNGSSLSVFSRGEAGLAVVGGRGQFAMATGTALFNPLLINATNVIIEFNVTVIHY from the coding sequence ATGAGAGGATTATCGGTGTTGAGTTGGATTCTGATCATCTGCGTCTGCCAAGTAGCAGTGCGGAGCCAATACTACTCGGACACCGTACCATATCAACCCAGGCCAGTTGTGGTCACCAATCTTCACTTCTATATGCACGAATTTACGGGCACTACAGCAGTCGTGCTAACCCAAGCTAACATCACAAGCAATAATACATCAGTGACATTTGCCACCCTAGTTGCCGTTAATGATCCCCTCAGGACTGGTCCTGAGCCTGACTCAGAGCTGATTGGAAATGTTCAGGGTCTTTCCCTGCTAGCCGGATCAAATGCATCGAGCACGCAGTacatagattttggattcaataCCGGTAAGTTTAACGGAAGCTCTCTAAGCGTATTTTCAAGGGGAGAAGCTGGGCTTGCGGTGGTCGGAGGAAGAGGCCAATTCGCGATGGCAACAGGGACTGCACTATTTAACCCTCTCCTTATAAATGCCACCAATGTCATCATTGAATTTAACGTTACTGTAATTCATTACTAA